TAGaaaactcttctttttttttttttttttcttttttttgcagGTTTGGCACACTGTGAAGAGACAATAATGTCAGTAAATGTAGATATTTATGGTGGGTTCCAATACTTTTAcaactttctataaatatatctaaactcgtattaacatccaaacacattttaaactcatcttaagtgAGTCCCACAAAACACTCaactatctcaactcattagCATTCATAAAAAACTCACATCAAATCAGCtaaactcaacatccaaacacaaccTTAGAGAAAAATGGTCGTTAACTCAACATTCTATCATGTTCAATCGTACGTGATCTAAAACACAAAgcgttgtacaaatgcatgggGCAATCACTGGCAATGTCGGCAATGTTGGTCTCTTATAAACCTTATGTGTATGTAGTTTAgtatttatcaaataaaaaaaaatgtgtatgtAGTTTAGTCAGGTGCTGGTCTTGTTGCCATGTGATGTGCTACGTTACGCTTGATGTAGTAACAGCATGGGTGTCAGTACatgttgaaaattgaatgaaagaaatggtatGTAAATTGTATTGTTTATCGTGCCCTTCAGAAACATTGTATCCTCGGGAACTTTCCTACACATTTTCCCCAGCTAACGATTACTAAAGAACGTAGGGACACGTAAAATGTTTTGGCAGTCACTACATCCATGTATCAGCATTGTTTCTATATATCCAcgtaatagttttttttttataagtgatatATCCACGTAATAGTTCCAGGTGTGTGTTTTATCTATTGGCACAGACGAACACAAAAATGGGTAGGGATGCCATCACTTCCCAGCTACAGCTACTTCAAAATGAGGTTCTGTTCTCGGTGGCAGACTTGATCCTGTTTATGAAATCATCAATCGTCAATGTCCCAAGCTCTCCACCAAACCTAGATCTAATAGTTACAGTTTGCATCTCGACTTCCTTCGGGCCCACAACAGCCATTAACGGGATTCTCTGCATCTCTGCATTTCTAATGAGTTTTGGCAAACGCTCTCCATGGCAAACTTCGGCTCGAATACCATATGTTTTCAATTTCTTCGTCACCTCATTGCAGAATTCAAGCTGTGTAAAGACATGGAACTAGTTATTTAGTACTCTCTTCAAACCTTCTTGGTTGCGTATGAAATCAAGTTATGCCACATTTGCTATGAGGAACTTATGCCTCGGATTATGCAATATACAAAAAAGGCCAATTTAAAATGATCAATAAATCTACCCAATGGATTCTGAAACTCAGAAGCATGTGTTATATATACCTGGATGTCTGTAACTGGTAAAACTCGAGCTTGGACAGGAGAAAGCCATAATGGAAAATCCCCTGCATAATGTTCTATGAGAACTCCAAAGAATCGCTCCAAGGATCCAAGAACTGCTCTGTGGATCATGATGGGCCGCTTCTTTTCTGAGTTCGAATCAACATATGTGATGTCAAACCGCTGTGGTAAATTAAAATCAACCTGTAAAATTTgccaaaaaaagatttattaataACCATAAGAGGTCATTTATAAAATCCAAAACAGTTTTTTAACATTAACCAATCAATCCATAGACACATTAAATTCTGTAAATTTTGAGTTCAGAAATTGCCTGTATGGTTGAGCACTGCCACTTCCTTCCTAGAGCATCTTCAATCTTAAGATCTATCTTTGGACCATAAAAAGCACCACCACCTTCATCAAGTTCATAGCTCCACCCTTTATCATCCAAAGCATCTCTAAGAGCAGATGTTGCTTTCTCCCATATATCATCACCTCCAACAGCTTTCTCTGGCCTCGTAGAGAGATTTACTTCATACTTGCTAAAACCAAATTGCAGTAATATTTCTTCTGTAAGATCTAGGACACCCCTGATTTCATCTTTGATTTGATCCTCTAAGCAAAATATGTGTGCATCATCCTGAAAAAGAGATCCCGAGGTTGAACCAAAAACTATATAGATTGTGCGATTTTGAGACAGTGCAAAAGTCTATCCAATTGTTGTGCTATATTACAGTCACTATAGACCAAAGAACAGGCAGACTTTGAATAATACCACACCTGGGTGAAACCTCTTACACGGAAGAGGCCATGTAAACTCCCAGATAATTCATATCTATATACCGTTCCCAACTCAGCAACCCTAATAGGAAAATCCCGATAAGAGTTGAGCTTCCTTTTGTAAACCAGAATATGGTAAGGGCAATTCATTGGTCGAAGTTGATAAAGTTCATCCTCGATGTTCATCTGATCATACATATTCTCCCTGTAAAATTCCAAATGACCACTAATCTTCCAAAGATCTGCTTTGGCTACATGTGGAGTATACAATAGATCATAGCCACGTTCaatgtgtatttttttccaTGAATCTTCTATCATGTGCCTCACAGTAGCACCCTTTGGATGCCAGAACACTAAACCACCACCAGCTTCATCCTGCACAGTTGTAGCAAATCAGATGATGTATTGAATAcaagatttaaattttgaatcaaCAGCAATCTAACAACAAAATCCAATCAGTTAGAATAGTACATAATCAATCTGTACAAGCAGCATAGAACAATTttgatataattaaaaattagtacCTGTATAGAGAACAGATCAAGGTCTTGACCAAGGCGTCTGTGATCCCGGCGCTTAGCCTCCTCTTTGAAGTGAAGGTATGCTTTCAACTGTTTTTCATCCTCCCATGCAGTGCCATAGATCCTCTGCAACATCGGTTTCTTTTCATCTCCTCTCCAGTAAGCACCAGCAACAGTTTCAAGTTCAACAGCCTTCCTGTCAATATTTCCAGTAGATTCAACATGAGGCCCAGCACAAAGATCCCACCATTCATTGCCTGAAAAGAACGTTATATAACACAATGAGGTAAGACATTAGAAATGTTCAAACCTTCAAGAAAACTTCACACAAGGAAAGAAGGTTACTTTCCCTCATTCTTTTACAAAACTAAATGACGTTATTTGACAAGACTAACCCTAAAGctagaaatgagagaaaatgatTAATATTCTATAAGTCTCTCTCACATGTTGCGTGTGGACCGAGACTTAAGGTCTAACACGTGAAATTTCCTACTTTAAATGGGAAATTGAGCAGAATCAGGATTTGAACACTGGACTATCTCATTTAATACCATGATAAATTATCACTAATCCCAAAAGTTCACgttattacaaaaataagaaattcaatcatttaatcaataaataaaaacaatggaAAGGTAGTAGAATCATGAAAACATGAAGACATTGTTTACTTGTATATgatgtcaacaaaagaaaacaaaaagattgaACTATAAAACTGAAAACATGGTCAACGATTCAATCTCCAGTTCCCTCAGGCAAGAAGATTGAGATCTGGAGTCCATCCAACTATCTGCACACAACTATGTTAAATCAAGAAGATAATAACTTAGAATAGCAATGCCAGAGTAATAACTCAAGTTTTCAGTGTGAGCAACAGCAACTAACAAAATCATTTTCCATGGCACACCCCTGCTCCCTCCCATTTACATTCCCCATATTTATCTTCCCATATCTATCTCCACTATAATTTAACCCTTGAACACCGTGAAAAGCCTATGCTACTCAAGTCCATCagccaaataaaaaaattcatcctCAGTTTAGCTCTCTAGCACTGTAGTGGATGCAGTGTACAGATGATCTGCATCAATAGCTGACTTTATCAGACCCTTCAAAAGCTCTCCACCAACAAATCAAAAGAGCAAAAGTGCCATGGCCTCACAAATTTTACATCCAGAGGCACAAATCACTACCAGATCAAGAAATTCTTCCGGCATGTTAAACAGGGAACAgggattttttattaaaatctattGCAGCAAGCacaaatcaaattttgaagacaGTTCACTTGAACTTGAAGGAACAACAAAATGGCATGCCTTTGTCACACTGATGAGGCATCTGCAATAATTCAAGGACAGAGAGACAGTTACTTAAAAATGCACAGCACAATGCAGCACCCATTCAAGTTGCACCTGATGTTTAGCATTTCACACCCTGATGATTTTGAAAGAACCCCACAAAATTTAGAAGATCCTTAGCATGCCATTGCTTGTCAATGACAATAGAATAGCATATGAGGGTAGAAAATTACTATTAAGGGAAAATGGTTTGGAAACAGTTAGAAGTGATACCAATATGATAGATGGTAATGGGATCCTCCTTGATACTGTCCAAAATCTCTATTTTGTAAGGTTCATTGATAGCCGCTATTCTTCTCTGGGCTTCATTTCTTGAGACTTCCTCTCTTATAAGAGGTAAATTTCTAGCAATGATCCGATCCTACAGATGATGTAAGAAATAAATTCTGTACCCTGAAACCATGGACTTATGAAGAGTTTCCAAAGCTTATAAGCTTCCATTctaaaagttcaaaaaaagaaaaaaaggactTAACAAGAAAAAGGAACACATGGATTGAGTATCTAATATGCTTACCATCTCCTTCTTGATTCTCTTCAAGTCTTTATCAGTCAATGGCTCGACATCGAAATCATAATAAAAACCACTATCTATCCACGGCCCAATTGTCACCTTTGCATCTGGGTAGAGCTTTTGAACAGCCATGGCCATCACATGTGCACACTGTATTGATGAATATCAGTTTATTAgtccaaagaaagaaataaaaagcatATGATAAAAACAGAAAACTTGAGTGGTAGTCCAATTTGATGATACTGCATAAATCATTACTAAAGGTCCAAAGGATGCAAAATAGTAAGGGGATTGACACGTATGCTCACAGGTAAGTAATGCTAGAGTCTTCACATCCGGCTTACAAAtgtttagctaaaatttaaataaaagattgaTTTATCAATTTAACCATCCACTTTTTCAAATCACCTACATCCGACTCTCTATTTTAGCTATCTACTCATTGTTCCATTTAAAAATTCTCTTTTATCATTCTTGACAATTGATTTTCTTCAgaactatcaaaaaaatatattatcttttattcgttcttaatactttatttacttttttctcctATGATCACTCAATGGTTATCTTTTCAAAAAGTTTGTAGTTTCCCTAGTCATGCATTTTCCCAACCAGTGCAAAGACATGGTCGAAAGGACAAAGGGAGTGCCCACGGATGTATGAGATAAAAAGAGCTGAATGCCTGACTGGAACGCActaatttttgtattaaaaatt
This is a stretch of genomic DNA from Carya illinoinensis cultivar Pawnee chromosome 3, C.illinoinensisPawnee_v1, whole genome shotgun sequence. It encodes these proteins:
- the LOC122304990 gene encoding threonine--tRNA ligase, chloroplastic/mitochondrial 2, giving the protein IVNCPSLKSSQKSSTTDSFTQKSSQKTDHSKSPETDQRKDSPLLILQRMAVATSISFLFPPLLKPSLSHFPKRLFSIPTCCLSSNIKLKKKHTTASAISTDRSETATLSQNDNVLKKTKNTRNEETEKIVLPTNESSEKLLRIRHTCAHVMAMAVQKLYPDAKVTIGPWIDSGFYYDFDVEPLTDKDLKRIKKEMDRIIARNLPLIREEVSRNEAQRRIAAINEPYKIEILDSIKEDPITIYHIGNEWWDLCAGPHVESTGNIDRKAVELETVAGAYWRGDEKKPMLQRIYGTAWEDEKQLKAYLHFKEEAKRRDHRRLGQDLDLFSIQDEAGGGLVFWHPKGATVRHMIEDSWKKIHIERGYDLLYTPHVAKADLWKISGHLEFYRENMYDQMNIEDELYQLRPMNCPYHILVYKRKLNSYRDFPIRVAELGTVYRYELSGSLHGLFRVRGFTQDDAHIFCLEDQIKDEIRGVLDLTEEILLQFGFSKYEVNLSTRPEKAVGGDDIWEKATSALRDALDDKGWSYELDEGGGAFYGPKIDLKIEDALGRKWQCSTIQVDFNLPQRFDITYVDSNSEKKRPIMIHRAVLGSLERFFGVLIEHYAGDFPLWLSPVQARVLPVTDIQLEFCNEVTKKLKTYGIRAEVCHGERLPKLIRNAEMQRIPLMAVVGPKEVEMQTVTIRSRFGGELGTLTIDDFINRIKSATENRTSF